ATTACGATAACATTATAATTCTAAAAGTAAACCAACTTAACAACACGTAATATAATTTCTATTACCTTATTATGTCAAGACCTTTCTCATGCTTTTTTATATAAAGAAAAAATGGAAAAACCTCGAAACGAGTTATATAACCAAACTCATACCGCGGCGGTTTTCACTTTTAAAGCCAACCGTGATTTACGGTTCGCCGCTTTATTTTTATGAATAACGCCTGCCTTAACCGCGTGATCAATAACCGAATAAACATCATTAAGCGCGGCGGCGACGCTTTCTCCTTTTGCCGCTAATAATTTTTTTGACGCGGTATTGATTTGCGAACGAACCATACGATTTCTCGCGTTTACCTTCACAGTCTGTCTCATTCTTTTTTTACTCGATTTATGTTGCGGCATTGTAAATACTCCTTTGATGCTCGCTATTTCTAATTTATCGGCAGTAAAATAAAACATGTTTATATAAAAAGTCAATGGAAAATAGTATATTTACCGAAAATTTTCATCAATGGAGAAAAATTTTGGCTGTAAAAAAGATAACTATTTTTATTTTGGACTTGATTTTTCTCATTCGTCCGACACTTCTCGTCCCTGTTTGGACGATCCTTTTTCTCGGATGTATAACGGCTCAAGAACGCAGTTTTTTTGATATTTCACTCAATTTTTTTTCGCCTTTTTCAAAAATGTTTTTATCTTTCACGGCGGTTGTCGGCTGGATATATATAGTGAATCAAATCGCCGACCGTGAAAGCGACAAAATAAACAATAAACTCTTTATTTTATCTCACAATCACATTCCTGTCCGTTTTGCATGGATTGAAGCGATTGTTTTACTCGTATTTTCGCTTTTATCTGCATGGTTCTGGCTTGATTTCGTATGTTTTTTGATAATTTTATTCGCGGCGATTCTCGGATTTTTATATAACTGCCCGCCGTTAAAACTCAAGGATACCGCCTGGAACGGG
This window of the Chitinispirillales bacterium genome carries:
- the rpsT gene encoding 30S ribosomal protein S20 yields the protein MPQHKSSKKRMRQTVKVNARNRMVRSQINTASKKLLAAKGESVAAALNDVYSVIDHAVKAGVIHKNKAANRKSRLALKVKTAAV